A part of Desulfofundulus salinus genomic DNA contains:
- a CDS encoding type II secretion system F family protein encodes MLTLLNFAAAGATVLAALILVFGPNLSGRTRSVRLKEHKTGKIQDLPVLLAGAAGCALVAYAVTGTVYFAAAASLGGFYVSRWWRDAQEARRKELLRAQFADVLQQLASAVRGGLNPYQALEDAVPNMPRPAKDIFFEVLRRTRTGQTIVQALDSVCQETDWEDLRVLTVGLSLYSRTGSDLAAICDHALEAYYERESFRAFIDAVTADSRMTLKILSGLPFLVVGFARAVNPAFAEPLFHTLPGSAVFVVCCAMIFLGNVVVKKMMAGVSQ; translated from the coding sequence GTGCTGACGCTTTTAAACTTTGCCGCCGCCGGGGCAACCGTTCTGGCGGCGCTCATACTTGTCTTCGGCCCGAATCTTTCCGGCCGCACCCGTTCAGTAAGGCTCAAGGAGCACAAAACAGGTAAAATACAGGACCTCCCCGTGCTGCTTGCAGGGGCCGCCGGGTGCGCCCTGGTGGCTTACGCGGTGACCGGGACGGTTTATTTTGCCGCCGCCGCCTCGCTGGGCGGCTTTTACGTGTCCAGGTGGTGGCGGGACGCGCAGGAAGCCCGGAGAAAAGAGCTCCTGCGGGCGCAGTTCGCCGACGTCCTGCAGCAGCTGGCCAGCGCGGTGCGGGGCGGCCTGAATCCCTACCAGGCCCTGGAGGACGCCGTACCGAACATGCCCCGGCCGGCCAAGGACATTTTCTTTGAAGTGCTGCGCAGGACGAGGACGGGCCAGACCATCGTCCAGGCCCTTGACTCGGTGTGCCAGGAAACTGACTGGGAAGACCTGCGGGTCCTCACCGTCGGCCTGAGCCTGTACAGCAGGACGGGTAGCGACCTGGCCGCCATATGCGACCACGCCCTGGAAGCCTACTACGAGAGGGAAAGCTTCCGGGCGTTCATCGACGCGGTTACCGCTGACAGCCGCATGACGCTGAAAATATTATCCGGGCTTCCCTTCCTCGTGGTGGGATTTGCCCGTGCCGTGAACCCGGCGTTCGCCGAACCTCTTTTCCACACGTTGCCCGGGAGCGCGGTCTTCGTGGTGTGCTGTGCGATGATCTTCCTGGGCAATGTGGTGGTTAAGAAGATGATGGCCGGGGTGTCGCAGTAG
- a CDS encoding TadE/TadG family type IV pilus assembly protein: protein MEFAAASLVLVILFLGMMTLWGVLNDYANINKVCREGAREAALTGSEYAGYMKALEVAWVWGLKPERLSVEFYPDSGSNKRLVTCVVTYRAPLFSRNFPALAGKGSLDEVTLRSEATFGWWDFT from the coding sequence GTGGAGTTCGCCGCTGCATCCCTGGTGCTGGTCATCTTGTTCCTGGGGATGATGACCCTCTGGGGCGTGCTGAACGACTATGCCAACATAAACAAGGTATGCCGCGAGGGGGCCCGTGAAGCGGCCCTGACCGGGAGCGAATATGCCGGCTACATGAAAGCCCTGGAGGTGGCCTGGGTATGGGGCCTCAAGCCTGAGCGGTTGTCGGTGGAATTCTATCCGGACAGCGGGAGTAACAAGCGGCTGGTGACCTGCGTGGTAACCTACCGGGCGCCCCTTTTCTCCCGGAACTTTCCCGCCCTGGCCGGTAAAGGCAGTCTTGATGAAGTAACCTTGAGAAGTGAGGCCACATTCGGATGGTGGGATTTCACATGA
- a CDS encoding pilus assembly protein TadG-related protein → MSKLLSDERGSILPIVAMVVAVAFTLAAIALDFARYKVASEKLQTADDAAALAAAMTADRYVTLEIDMGEYTTCCGDEECDPCCEPCGTTVVSGLERDLIDNGGWAKYCCDCGGCSYTILDRWVEFRGSNAITAAEAMFELNRPPEMDAAEGGDARITGITVYDDRNSPYYPSVVVRTFGRVKTLALNFLDRFAPGNFDYISANRCGQGGTFYYDLNGRWHRAAEDACN, encoded by the coding sequence ATGAGCAAACTGTTGAGTGACGAACGGGGGAGCATACTGCCCATAGTCGCCATGGTGGTGGCCGTGGCTTTCACCCTGGCGGCCATCGCCCTTGACTTCGCCCGGTACAAGGTGGCCTCGGAGAAACTTCAGACGGCGGACGACGCGGCCGCCCTGGCCGCGGCAATGACCGCCGACCGTTACGTTACCCTGGAGATAGACATGGGCGAGTACACCACCTGCTGCGGGGATGAAGAATGCGATCCCTGCTGTGAACCCTGCGGCACGACTGTAGTCTCGGGCCTGGAAAGAGACCTCATCGACAACGGCGGATGGGCAAAATACTGCTGCGACTGCGGCGGGTGCTCCTACACCATACTGGATCGCTGGGTGGAGTTCAGGGGATCCAATGCGATAACGGCTGCCGAAGCCATGTTCGAGCTCAACCGCCCGCCGGAAATGGACGCTGCTGAGGGGGGTGACGCGAGGATAACGGGAATAACCGTCTACGACGACAGGAACAGCCCTTACTACCCGTCCGTCGTCGTCAGGACTTTCGGCCGGGTGAAGACCCTGGCGCTGAACTTCCTGGACAGGTTCGCGCCGGGTAATTTCGATTACATTTCCGCAAACAGGTGCGGCCAGGGAGGGACGTTTTATTACGACCTCAACGGGAGGTGGCACCGGGCGGCGGAAGATGCGTGCAATTAA
- a CDS encoding type II secretion system F family protein, whose amino-acid sequence MDLRLTAALLASAGIAVLMLKKPSLFSEDARERAEELLARTGKRFSSGDSRTLLERKIVQANLDIRPEVFAGLRIALPLACMALFVPPALLGFLDIYWGVVPALALWFLPGWWLNNRVKSRVAAIRRDLPDFSIMFSTALAAGADILTALEQVASSLKGELGAEIQRVCRDMAVGKRRTDALAEMAARCGVDELTALVRVIEQAQRYGSPLAETVKQHAAQMQILRRYEAQRVAGELGVKIIFPIIMFILFPMLILVGFPVIWHLIAALGN is encoded by the coding sequence TTGGATTTGCGCCTGACGGCGGCCCTGCTGGCGTCGGCGGGTATAGCCGTTTTAATGTTGAAGAAGCCGTCTCTTTTTTCGGAAGACGCCCGGGAGAGGGCGGAGGAACTGCTGGCCCGTACGGGGAAAAGGTTCTCTTCCGGCGATTCCCGCACCCTGCTGGAAAGGAAAATCGTCCAGGCGAACCTGGACATACGGCCGGAGGTGTTTGCGGGTTTGCGTATAGCCCTTCCCCTGGCCTGCATGGCCCTGTTCGTCCCGCCGGCTTTACTAGGATTCCTGGACATATACTGGGGGGTCGTCCCGGCGCTGGCGCTCTGGTTCCTGCCCGGCTGGTGGCTCAACAACCGGGTGAAAAGCCGGGTGGCCGCCATCAGGCGGGACCTGCCGGACTTCTCCATCATGTTTTCCACGGCGCTGGCCGCCGGGGCGGACATCCTGACCGCCCTGGAACAGGTGGCCTCCTCGCTGAAGGGGGAGCTGGGGGCCGAGATTCAGCGTGTCTGCCGCGATATGGCCGTAGGGAAAAGACGCACTGACGCCCTGGCGGAGATGGCCGCCCGGTGCGGGGTGGACGAGTTGACCGCCCTGGTGAGGGTCATCGAGCAGGCCCAGCGTTACGGCTCACCCCTGGCTGAAACGGTGAAGCAGCACGCCGCCCAGATGCAGATCCTCCGCCGTTACGAAGCCCAGCGGGTGGCCGGGGAACTGGGGGTCAAGATCATCTTCCCGATCATCATGTTCATCCTGTTCCCCATGCTAATCCTGGTGGGTTTCCCGGTCATCTGGCACCTGATAGCTGCCCTGGGCAATTAA
- a CDS encoding prepilin peptidase produces MSIEFPVIIAAVVALAAAYMDARWEMTIPNWLTYPTILGGVLLDLWLGRYDYLVGALVVFVAMFLCWMFGWIGGGDMKLAPGLALFLGPLPVLYGVALASAIFAIWGGLKAWRGTGRPAAFLMVLVGRMPGGAVPLAVLMGPLAVGLKVLGV; encoded by the coding sequence ATGTCGATTGAGTTTCCGGTCATCATTGCCGCCGTCGTAGCTCTTGCGGCGGCTTATATGGACGCCAGGTGGGAAATGACCATCCCGAACTGGTTGACGTATCCGACTATCCTCGGCGGTGTGCTCCTGGATTTATGGCTGGGGAGGTATGATTACCTTGTCGGTGCCCTGGTAGTGTTCGTGGCAATGTTTTTATGCTGGATGTTCGGCTGGATAGGGGGCGGGGACATGAAACTTGCCCCGGGGCTGGCGCTTTTCCTGGGACCCCTACCGGTGCTGTACGGGGTGGCCCTGGCGTCCGCCATCTTCGCCATATGGGGCGGCCTTAAAGCCTGGCGCGGTACGGGCCGTCCGGCGGCCTTCCTGATGGTCCTGGTGGGGAGAATGCCCGGCGGGGCGGTACCCCTGGCGGTGTTGATGGGTCCGCTGGCGGTGGGGTTGAAAGTGCTGGGAGTATGA
- a CDS encoding Flp family type IVb pilin, translated as MLKKIKTLASKFHRDQSGGGIAEYGLILALVAVVCIAALTALGVALVNKFNRVKEALDSTG; from the coding sequence GTGCTGAAAAAAATTAAAACCCTGGCGAGCAAGTTTCACCGCGACCAGTCGGGGGGCGGAATTGCCGAGTACGGCCTGATCCTGGCCCTGGTGGCGGTGGTATGCATTGCGGCTCTCACCGCTCTGGGCGTTGCCCTGGTGAACAAGTTCAATAGGGTCAAGGAAGCCCTGGACAGCACGGGCTAG
- a CDS encoding copper amine oxidase N-terminal domain-containing protein, protein MLLGFTTFAWAETQYDPNSGPSNLDNATHGVDRGFIDGSVPVYGGGDSGGVAKPITIVVNGNEIRPDVAPFIKDGRTFVPYRFIAEALGCRVDWDGKNQKVTAEKDGLKVVMYVGRKAAYVNGMEKQMDVAPLVKSGRTFVPVRFISEGLGYNVRWESETWTVVISSRDYDPGQEFQKVSYNYVPSIVTDGVFWTGGYNPFNR, encoded by the coding sequence ATGCTCCTGGGCTTTACTACTTTTGCGTGGGCGGAAACGCAGTATGACCCTAACAGCGGCCCATCTAATTTAGACAATGCGACGCACGGGGTTGATAGAGGTTTCATTGACGGTTCTGTGCCCGTCTATGGAGGCGGGGATTCGGGTGGTGTTGCTAAACCCATCACCATCGTTGTGAACGGGAATGAGATCCGGCCCGACGTTGCGCCGTTCATAAAGGACGGGCGCACCTTCGTGCCCTACCGGTTCATAGCGGAAGCGCTGGGTTGCAGGGTGGACTGGGACGGTAAAAACCAGAAAGTGACCGCCGAGAAGGACGGCCTGAAGGTGGTCATGTACGTCGGCAGGAAGGCCGCCTACGTCAACGGTATGGAGAAGCAGATGGACGTGGCCCCGCTGGTGAAGTCCGGACGCACCTTCGTCCCGGTGAGGTTCATCAGCGAAGGATTGGGGTACAACGTCAGGTGGGAAAGCGAGACCTGGACGGTGGTCATCAGTTCCCGGGACTACGACCCCGGCCAGGAGTTCCAGAAAGTCAGCTACAATTATGTGCCCAGCATAGTCACTGACGGCGTGTTCTGGACAGGTGGCTATAACCCCTTCAACCGGTAG
- a CDS encoding TadE/TadG family type IV pilus assembly protein, giving the protein MNRDERGSIVVEFGLVAPLFITLIVFLLVFGLWLYNSSVAAQAARMAAHHLAVTGDARESRDQAIKHLRTASIAIDGMDVIVWRDGDTARAQASLSMKNFYPGLPKLLGGGGWNGPIKIQRKAGCVIEYRFRNPYEFN; this is encoded by the coding sequence ATGAACCGCGACGAACGGGGCTCGATAGTGGTTGAATTCGGCCTGGTCGCGCCGCTTTTCATTACATTGATTGTTTTCCTGCTCGTTTTCGGCCTTTGGCTTTACAACAGCTCGGTGGCCGCTCAGGCAGCACGCATGGCCGCCCACCACCTGGCCGTAACAGGGGACGCCCGGGAGTCCCGCGACCAGGCCATTAAGCACCTCAGAACGGCTTCCATTGCAATAGACGGAATGGACGTGATCGTCTGGAGGGATGGGGACACGGCCCGGGCACAGGCGAGCCTGTCCATGAAAAACTTCTACCCGGGCCTGCCCAAACTGCTCGGAGGGGGCGGGTGGAACGGCCCCATAAAAATTCAGCGGAAGGCGGGGTGTGTCATTGAGTACAGGTTCAGGAACCCTTACGAATTCAACTGA
- a CDS encoding copper amine oxidase N-terminal domain-containing protein produces MRKLTILLTGLLLALSISTAPAVAQEGAGVQGDGNPAKSAVFAVGIKEYFLGNSPVGVKIDAAPFVASGRTYVPLRYLANALGVEDRYITWDAKSGLITLSQPGHPAIELSIGSKRIKTGGQAGQMDVAPLVRNGRTYLPARWVAEALGYQVEWDRSRNWVVCWPRGESKPDVNRISQSLRGWKWTEVGYKLPDPQGELIDREESRGLMDQAYRTRAGLTMAFYYKLGYIDNRELALYISLPDDPYNPGTLEAFDQAEAILASKFGTRFASEVMSCARQHKSWRDSTPATFFMAPNGQKVRVHGSDSIEIMIYKS; encoded by the coding sequence ATGCGTAAACTGACCATTCTACTAACCGGCCTTCTCCTGGCCCTGTCGATTTCCACTGCCCCTGCCGTAGCCCAGGAAGGAGCAGGAGTGCAGGGAGACGGAAACCCTGCAAAGTCTGCTGTATTTGCAGTGGGAATCAAGGAATACTTTTTGGGGAATTCACCGGTAGGGGTTAAGATAGACGCCGCCCCGTTCGTGGCAAGCGGCAGGACTTACGTACCCTTGCGTTATCTGGCCAATGCCCTGGGGGTGGAAGACAGGTACATAACCTGGGACGCAAAGTCCGGTCTGATCACGCTGAGTCAGCCGGGGCATCCCGCGATTGAGTTGAGTATTGGCAGCAAGCGAATAAAAACCGGCGGCCAGGCTGGGCAGATGGACGTGGCCCCGCTGGTACGCAACGGGCGGACGTACCTGCCCGCCCGCTGGGTGGCCGAGGCCCTGGGTTACCAGGTCGAGTGGGACCGGTCCAGGAACTGGGTCGTATGCTGGCCCAGGGGTGAGTCCAAGCCGGACGTGAACCGGATAAGCCAGAGCCTTCGCGGCTGGAAGTGGACGGAAGTGGGCTACAAGCTGCCGGACCCGCAGGGAGAGTTGATTGATAGGGAAGAATCCAGAGGGCTCATGGACCAAGCTTACAGGACTAGAGCAGGTTTGACAATGGCGTTTTACTATAAACTGGGTTATATTGACAATAGAGAGTTGGCATTATATATCTCTCTACCGGACGACCCCTATAACCCGGGAACCCTGGAGGCTTTCGACCAGGCCGAAGCGATCCTGGCGAGCAAATTCGGAACCCGATTCGCGAGCGAGGTTATGAGTTGTGCGCGCCAGCATAAGAGCTGGAGGGACAGCACGCCTGCAACATTTTTTATGGCGCCCAATGGGCAGAAAGTCAGGGTACATGGAAGCGATTCGATTGAAATCATGATCTATAAAAGTTAG
- a CDS encoding PKD domain-containing protein has product MRLVKRYVSLAMILVMLVTIFLPLVPVAWAYVDDDKSDLPIGSGKGAYITKGDNAKYVQSGNYNYIKLADIYSRSGTTLGKGMYFEKAGSPLAEGYVMLKWSLISDWAEELNGNPDFVNSHLWGLGNIITAEGYTAKRIHIRDLADLCGTSDVSWDKSQYKVIIGITQNPTAFIGGPTQARQGDTVSIPIRGTSYVTSSDWRNKISYEFYADSQKLKSNSLNSSSFSDSVSYQVTKSPGSTITLRLKVTDGVGRSTEITRTLQVVTDPVPPPPDPLDPPDPPDPPPPPPPPPPPDMEPVADFTVSNPNPEENESVTLRDASEHPGEEYGERIVSWTWVIEGVGTKTGKTVSVSWPVAGTYKITLTVTDQDGDSDSKTKSVVVAAAPPVANISVSPTRILAGREVTISGDGSTAGGGRTILLDQNEWQIIRPNGSLKWSGVQRYPANPPPPNQMFDSPGTWKVRLRVTDSGGNKSEWAEEIVEVLSDQPPVADFWVSIGAVRNTVDNFSLTVYDQSQLPVPDAFEDRIFRRTWTLIYDKNNNGVFGDSADEIISAADTNKSARILQSSNNDPNPKLVFYQTGRYKLTLKIQEEWYGWGKWNPGLQADTSSKPNNECVITVQNLPPYVSIGTSRPEPKADILFVLGQIDNKRDYLNAFNANLPGFLGKLAEYGIDARAYQNDAMSTGSVTRVDQSDYYIYLIGDPTAPIYKVYVQRNGGGFHVERRDQSGNYVLALKTVSYGGNDIDLHADGHGYGYGVTVDNNGQIVTNFRCGHDDSYRTIWVDANGVIHVRYYVAWDQGYNSTQIWDFYDGKVELVKTNTDGRTPYRTLTQEDADTIRVYGSHSGTWELTYTLNYPPTLGKLQEVSQGTPWRSGVTRFLVLMNNATFQDYSQKAQFVSYMKNNSIGLIAEAGAANYSQCNQLVSEIGRDIVFTINDAASDLNEIANYIIDLLGQRDMLANVVLVNQKFITTSTENDRESDAIIARVWQYYHDPNTIMGYTLSNSWGLNTDVHGKTFSQPLTSFSKPGTYTVKYRIQDQPPNSPYWNDPDAGRKWSQWAEMKIYVHRRPVAAFTVSNSNPVVGQTIVFTDQSYDPDLQYTDPEGKKGIRTWEWQYRVNGGKWITDSKPPAAITEPGTMDVRLRVQDALGAWSDWAYRSINVQNRKPRAYFEASPNPAGKNETVTLVDLSTDPDGDRIVAWEWTIVGGTSSNRITEVRLRGNSESNYDYGYLYGWNGSSWVQMARYSGSYDVVVNAASFGNITKLKVRLTTDGSVIWSPTYVEAYQVTINGQTVTPRGLYLTTSSNYQNLWSGEWTAPQVPTESKYYTKNLTLSWANPGSYRVTLKVKDEHGLWSDPYTGTVTVEDRLPNRPPVARMTARSPVYAGETLTVNGTSSYDPDPGDYVRRAYWRYKPPGGDWVGPYTQIRGAADFLKFSIVPRDDQVGQWQFELVVEDSRGACSTPAVLTVEVREGFEVHGSIEPNPGERGRNVTIKASAVRPSDGQPVSVDSMKVIIPLPQKPDGSAALPPGWSSREAWMTYNPGDKTWYYTYTIPERTVRGRWPDDGFYLVKVVGYRSGAAKEDVMQLEIKGHILRRLIIRTISW; this is encoded by the coding sequence ATGCGTCTCGTTAAACGCTATGTGTCCCTGGCCATGATCCTAGTCATGCTTGTGACAATCTTTCTACCCCTGGTCCCTGTAGCCTGGGCCTACGTGGACGATGACAAGAGCGACCTGCCTATAGGAAGTGGTAAGGGAGCCTATATCACAAAAGGAGACAATGCTAAGTACGTCCAATCCGGCAACTATAATTACATAAAACTTGCTGACATCTACTCCAGGAGCGGTACTACTCTTGGCAAGGGGATGTACTTCGAGAAGGCTGGCTCCCCTTTGGCAGAAGGCTACGTAATGCTCAAATGGTCGCTCATATCCGACTGGGCGGAAGAACTGAACGGCAACCCGGATTTCGTCAACTCTCACCTGTGGGGCCTGGGGAACATTATCACCGCCGAGGGGTACACCGCCAAGAGGATTCACATCCGCGACCTGGCGGACCTCTGCGGTACGAGTGACGTCAGCTGGGACAAGTCCCAGTACAAGGTGATCATCGGGATCACCCAGAACCCTACGGCCTTCATTGGCGGGCCGACGCAGGCCCGGCAGGGCGACACGGTAAGCATACCGATCAGGGGGACGTCCTACGTCACGTCTTCCGACTGGAGGAACAAGATATCCTACGAATTTTACGCGGACAGCCAGAAGCTGAAAAGCAACAGCCTGAACTCCAGCAGTTTCAGCGATTCAGTCAGCTACCAGGTGACCAAGTCCCCCGGGAGTACCATTACACTGCGTTTAAAGGTGACCGACGGGGTTGGACGGAGCACGGAAATAACCAGGACCCTGCAGGTGGTAACGGACCCGGTGCCGCCTCCGCCTGATCCGCTGGACCCGCCGGATCCGCCGGATCCACCGCCGCCGCCACCACCTCCGCCTCCGCCGGACATGGAGCCCGTGGCGGACTTCACGGTCTCCAACCCAAACCCGGAGGAGAACGAGAGCGTCACCCTGCGGGACGCTTCCGAGCACCCCGGGGAGGAGTACGGCGAGCGCATCGTTTCGTGGACGTGGGTCATCGAGGGCGTTGGCACCAAGACGGGTAAAACGGTGAGCGTGAGCTGGCCCGTGGCCGGGACGTACAAAATCACCCTTACCGTCACCGACCAGGACGGCGACAGCGACAGCAAGACCAAGTCGGTGGTGGTGGCCGCAGCGCCGCCGGTTGCCAACATATCGGTTAGTCCCACGCGCATACTGGCGGGCCGGGAGGTGACCATCAGCGGTGACGGGAGTACGGCCGGCGGAGGCCGGACGATCTTGCTCGATCAGAACGAGTGGCAGATTATCAGGCCTAACGGTTCGTTGAAGTGGTCGGGAGTGCAGCGGTACCCGGCTAACCCGCCGCCGCCCAATCAGATGTTCGACTCACCTGGCACCTGGAAGGTGAGGCTGCGGGTGACGGACTCCGGCGGCAACAAGTCGGAGTGGGCAGAGGAAATCGTGGAGGTTTTGTCCGACCAGCCGCCGGTGGCGGACTTCTGGGTATCAATCGGCGCGGTGCGCAATACGGTGGATAATTTCAGCCTCACCGTTTATGATCAGTCGCAATTGCCCGTGCCGGACGCCTTTGAAGACCGTATCTTCCGTCGGACCTGGACCCTGATTTACGATAAGAACAATAATGGGGTTTTCGGGGATAGCGCGGATGAAATCATTTCGGCCGCCGATACCAATAAGAGTGCCCGCATCCTCCAGAGCTCCAACAACGATCCCAATCCCAAGCTGGTCTTTTACCAGACAGGCCGGTACAAATTGACTCTTAAGATCCAGGAGGAATGGTACGGTTGGGGCAAATGGAACCCCGGCCTCCAGGCGGATACCAGCTCCAAACCCAATAATGAATGCGTGATAACCGTCCAAAACCTGCCGCCATACGTGAGCATTGGCACCAGTCGTCCCGAGCCTAAAGCAGACATCCTTTTTGTTTTGGGGCAAATCGATAACAAGAGGGATTACCTCAATGCCTTTAACGCCAACCTGCCCGGCTTCTTGGGGAAGCTGGCGGAATACGGCATTGACGCCAGAGCCTATCAAAACGATGCCATGAGTACGGGCAGTGTCACCCGGGTAGATCAATCAGATTACTATATTTACCTTATAGGCGACCCGACTGCTCCCATTTATAAGGTATACGTCCAGCGCAACGGCGGCGGCTTCCATGTGGAGCGGCGAGATCAAAGTGGTAATTACGTACTGGCCTTAAAGACGGTTTCCTACGGAGGCAACGACATCGACCTCCACGCCGACGGCCATGGTTATGGCTACGGCGTCACCGTGGATAACAACGGGCAAATTGTAACCAATTTCAGGTGTGGCCACGATGATTCTTACCGTACCATCTGGGTGGACGCCAATGGGGTCATTCACGTAAGGTACTACGTTGCATGGGATCAGGGTTATAACTCCACCCAGATATGGGACTTCTATGACGGCAAAGTAGAACTGGTCAAAACCAACACCGACGGGAGAACTCCCTATCGCACCTTAACCCAAGAAGATGCAGATACGATAAGGGTTTACGGCAGCCATTCCGGTACCTGGGAACTAACCTATACGCTGAACTACCCTCCTACGCTGGGCAAGTTGCAGGAGGTTTCCCAGGGAACGCCCTGGCGGTCTGGTGTCACCCGATTCCTGGTCTTGATGAACAATGCTACATTCCAGGATTATAGCCAGAAGGCACAATTTGTAAGTTATATGAAGAATAACAGCATAGGGTTAATAGCTGAAGCAGGTGCCGCAAACTACAGCCAATGCAACCAGCTGGTCAGTGAAATCGGCAGGGATATAGTCTTTACTATAAACGATGCAGCTTCCGATCTTAACGAGATAGCCAACTACATTATCGACTTGCTGGGTCAAAGAGATATGCTGGCCAACGTGGTTCTGGTGAATCAAAAGTTTATTACCACGTCAACAGAAAACGACCGGGAATCAGATGCCATAATAGCCCGGGTCTGGCAGTATTACCACGATCCCAACACTATTATGGGTTACACCTTGTCAAATTCCTGGGGCTTGAACACGGACGTTCATGGCAAAACTTTCAGCCAACCCCTCACTTCTTTCTCTAAACCTGGAACCTACACCGTCAAATACCGCATCCAGGACCAGCCACCCAACTCGCCCTACTGGAACGACCCGGACGCCGGGCGCAAGTGGTCCCAGTGGGCGGAGATGAAGATCTACGTCCACAGGAGGCCGGTGGCAGCGTTCACGGTTTCCAACTCAAACCCGGTTGTGGGACAGACCATAGTCTTTACCGACCAGTCCTACGACCCCGACCTCCAGTATACCGACCCGGAAGGCAAGAAGGGGATAAGGACGTGGGAGTGGCAGTACCGGGTCAACGGAGGGAAGTGGATCACGGATAGCAAGCCACCGGCAGCAATTACCGAACCGGGGACGATGGACGTGCGGCTGCGCGTCCAGGATGCACTGGGCGCCTGGTCCGACTGGGCGTACAGGTCCATAAACGTGCAGAACCGCAAACCCCGGGCATATTTCGAGGCCAGCCCCAACCCGGCAGGCAAGAACGAAACAGTTACCCTGGTCGACCTTTCCACGGATCCGGACGGGGATAGAATCGTGGCCTGGGAATGGACTATCGTGGGGGGAACCAGCAGTAACCGCATCACCGAAGTCCGTTTGCGCGGGAACAGTGAATCGAACTACGACTACGGCTACCTGTACGGCTGGAACGGCTCGTCCTGGGTACAGATGGCCCGTTACTCCGGTAGTTATGATGTTGTGGTCAACGCCGCATCGTTCGGCAATATTACGAAGCTGAAGGTACGGCTGACCACGGACGGCAGCGTTATCTGGAGCCCGACCTATGTGGAGGCGTACCAGGTAACAATAAACGGCCAAACGGTAACACCGAGGGGTCTTTACCTGACCACTTCAAGCAATTACCAGAACCTGTGGAGCGGCGAGTGGACGGCTCCCCAGGTACCCACCGAGAGCAAATACTACACTAAAAACCTCACCCTGTCCTGGGCCAACCCCGGGTCCTACCGGGTGACCCTGAAGGTGAAAGACGAGCACGGTCTCTGGAGCGACCCGTATACAGGTACCGTGACTGTCGAAGACCGCCTGCCCAACCGGCCACCGGTGGCCCGCATGACTGCCCGGAGCCCGGTCTATGCCGGGGAAACCCTGACGGTGAACGGCACTTCTTCCTACGACCCCGACCCGGGTGACTACGTCAGGAGAGCTTACTGGCGCTACAAACCGCCCGGGGGCGACTGGGTGGGGCCGTACACCCAGATCAGGGGAGCTGCGGATTTCCTGAAGTTCAGCATAGTGCCGCGGGATGACCAGGTAGGCCAGTGGCAGTTCGAACTGGTGGTGGAGGACTCCCGGGGAGCGTGCTCCACCCCGGCGGTGCTGACCGTAGAGGTCAGGGAAGGTTTTGAGGTGCACGGAAGTATCGAGCCCAATCCCGGCGAGAGGGGCAGGAACGTCACTATCAAGGCGTCTGCCGTAAGGCCCTCGGATGGCCAACCGGTGTCCGTAGACAGCATGAAGGTGATCATCCCCCTGCCGCAGAAACCCGACGGCAGTGCCGCCCTGCCGCCGGGTTGGTCCTCCCGCGAAGCCTGGATGACCTACAACCCGGGGGACAAAACCTGGTACTACACTTATACGATACCGGAGCGCACGGTGCGGGGCCGCTGGCCGGACGACGGGTTCTACCTGGTCAAAGTGGTCGGATACCGCAGCGGCGCGGCTAAGGAAGACGTGATGCAGTTAGAGATCAAAGGACACATCCTGAGAAGGTTGATCATCAGGACCATCTCCTGGTAA